Below is a genomic region from Isosphaeraceae bacterium EP7.
ATCGGACTCGGGTTGGCCATGATTGCGCTCATCGCCGGCTGCGGCGGCCAGGAGGTCACCCCCGAGCGGCTCGGGGCCGCCCGCCAGACCTGGCAACGCGCCCGAGTGGACGACTACGACCTGGAATGGACGAGCACCGGCGCCCGCAACGTGCATTACCGCGTCTTCGTGCGAAACGGCGAGGTCGAGGCGATCTACAGCGTCCTTCCCGATGGCCGCGAGGTCGTGGCCAGGCCGGGCGAGCCGAAATACTTCGGGGTCGACGGCCTCTTCCGCACGATCGACGACGACCTGGCGCAGCTCGGGTCGGCCAATCCCTTCGGGCAGCCGGCCGGGACGAAGATCGTGCTACGCTTCCGGCCGGATCCGACCTATGGTTATCCGATGAGCTATCGGTGCGACGTCCTGGGCACGCCGCAGACCCGCGCCCTGGATGTGCGCAAGTTCGTCCCGAACCCGGGCCGAGCGATCCCACCGCCGGGGCCGAGCTGACCAGAACCCGGGGACGCACGATGCGGACACGCCCCTCTTCTCCGCCCGAATCGAAGGCCACCCCCGTGAATGAGCAAGAGACGACTCGCCAGGACCGCCAGTGGAGCCGTCACGCGGCACGCTACGACGAGCTGTTCCTCGACCCGTTCCGCCCCGGGGTCGTCAACCCGCTGCTGGCCATGCTTGACGCTGTGGACGCGCCGACCACGAAGACGGTGGCCGACCTGGGCTGCGGCACGGGCCCCCTGCTGCCGTACCTGGTGGGGCGATTCGGAACCGTGATCGCGCTGGACTTCGCCCCGGCGATGATCCGGCGGTCGCAGGCCAGGCTGGGGGCCCTGGCCTCGCGGGTGACCTTCCACGTGCGAGCGATGGACGAGCTGAGTGATTACGCCGGCAAGCTCGACCTGGCGGTGGCGGTCAACTCGCTGGTGATGCCCGACGTGCGCGAGATCGACCGGACGCTGCGGGCGATCCGCGCCACGTTGCGGCCCGGCGGCGTCTTCGCGGGGGTTGTCCCCTCGATCGACGCGATCCACTATCACACGATGTTGCTGATGGACCAGGCCCTGGACACGGGCGCCGAGCCCGAGGCGGCCGAGCGGTCTGCGGCGTTCCTGGCCGAGCACACCTACTACGACTTCGCCATCGGCCGATTCGAGTTCCGCGGCCTGCGCCAGAAGTTCTGGCAGCCGTTCGAGCTGAAGCACCGGATGGCCCGCGCGGGATTCACCTCGATCGAGCTGGATCAGGTCCTCTACCCCTGGGACGAGAACATGGCCGGGTTCGAGCAGCTCTCGGGCCACCCCCGGAGCTGGGACTGGTCGTTCGTGGCGCGCGCCTGAGCGGGCCACGCCTTGCCCTGCCCTGCCCCCGTCCGCGCAGCTGGAGTCCGCCCCGAGATGGACAGGAAGCCCACCCCGCCCCCGCAGCCCGGCGGCCGCCGCACGCACCGGCTCTTCGACGAGGACCCCTTGGTGGTCGCCGAGTCGATGCCGCGCACGCCGTTCGAGTTCTACCTGAGGTCGACGCCCGCGGCCCCCCTGCCGGGCTGGGTCCGGGCCCTGCTCTGGGCCGTCGGGCTGGCCGTCGCCCTGCTGCTGGTCGCGGCCCTGACGAAGGGCCCGAGGCCCCGCCCGGCGCGGGCCGCCTGGCTCGTTCCCGCCGGGCTCGTCGCGACGCGGGCCGAGGCCTGAGCCATCGCCACGCTGCGGACATCGGAATCGACGGACCATCCGCCGCCGGGCGTGTTTGCCCCCTCGTCTGACTCCACGCCGAGTTCGTCCGGCGGGAGTCCCGCGTGAAGCCGCCCGTTGGCGTACTCCGTGACCTAGTGTCCCCGAGTCGCCACTCCTCTCGGGCCGAGGCACGTCATGTCGCAATGCTCACGGTGTGCGGTCACCCCAGCCCCGCTGCCCGAATCCGGGACCCTCTTCGTGTCCCTGCCGCTGGCTCATACCCAGGGCAAGATCCGGTCGCTGCTCACCCAGATTGAACTCGGGTTCGAGGCGACCGGCTCCGGGCTGCTGGGCATCCCCATCGCCCCAGGTGTCCTCCCCCTCCTGGCCAGGTCGCTCGCCGAAGTCCTGAGCCTGGGCGAGCAGGCCGACGCGAAGACCTTGATCCTCCGCGACGGTGCTTGCCTGTCGATCGACGACCTGACGGCGATGCAGCCCCTGGGCACGCTGCTCGCCCGGATCCGCGGGAACTGGCTCATCGAGCTGCTGAAGGAGAACCGGATGGTCTCCCACTTTCAGCCGATCGTCCGGGCCGGTGACCCCGAGGTTGTCTTCGCCCAAGAGTGCCTGCTGCGCGGTCTGGGCGACGATGGATCGCTGATCCCGCCCGACCGGCTCTACCGGGCGGCACGCGAGGCCGACCTGATGTTCCCGCTGGACAGGGCCGCGAGGCTGACGGCGATCCGCTCGGCCGCGGCCCAGGGGCTCGACCGCGACGAGTCGCGCCTCTTCATCAACTTCAACCCGACGGCCATCTACGACCCGAATTTCTGCCTCCGCACGACCGTCGCCGCGCTGAACGAGACGGCCTTCCGGCCCGAGCGGGTGGTTTTCGAGATCGTTGAGAGCGATCGGATCGAGGATCTGGGCCACCTGAGGCGGATCGTCCACTTCTACCGCGAGGCCGGCTTCAAGGTGGCGCTGGACGACCTGGGATCGGGCTTCGGCTCGCTGAAATTGCTGGCCGAGCTGCGGCCCGATTTCGTCAAGCTCGACATGGAGCTGATCCGGGGCGTCGACGGCGACAGCTACAAGGCAGGCATCGTCGCCAAGCTCCTGGAACTGGCCCGGGACCTGGGGATCGAGACGGTGGCCGAGGGGATCGAGACCGAGGGCGAGAGCGCCTGGGTGCGCGACCACGGCGCCGATTACATGCAAGGTTACTTCTTTGCCAGGCCGACGGCGACGCCCGCCCGCTCGCGCCATCCGGCCGTGGCGAGCCTCTAGACCAGACCCTTCCGCATCAAGCGGTTGACGCGATTTTGCCGATGTCCGCAATGGCCAAACCAGCCGGGGATGTCGTCAGGGCCCGGCACTCCCGAGGCGCTCGCGAGAGTGAAACTGAACGCCGCAAGGCGGCGCTTTGACCGGTCGTCGTGACGGTCCGATTCAAGTCGGATCGATGTACGCTTTTTTTTCGGAGTCACCGGCCTTTCATTATTGTAAAACACCGGCCGAACAGGGTACTGTCATTCTGAGTGATCGCTCATAGAGTCATGCGATTCCCGGTTCGAGTCACTGTATTCAATGGGCCGTATGCCCCGCCGCCGACCTCTGACATTCATCGCGGGCGCGATCCTCACGCTCTCGGTGCTCGGCTGCGCAGCTTCGACGGCCAAGGCGTCGTGTAGTCATTATTCGCACTCTCGCTCAGATCGCGAAATCATCGCGATGCTCTCCTTTTTCGACGATCTGACGGTCGACGCGAGGGTCGGAGACGAGCCTCTCCAAGCTCCGCGACCACAACCCTGCTCCGGACCATCCTGTTCAGAAGGTCCGTCACGCCCGATCCCCACGCTTCCTCCCGCGACGCCGATGGGCGAGCGTTGGTGCTGCCCACCAGCCCTTTCCTATCTGGCACCGCCTAAGACCAGTCGGTTCCGTGTCGATGAAATGACACCACTGACAGTGGACCGCCCGCTCAAGATCGAACGTCCCCCGCGAAGCCATTGCTTCTAAATATCTAAATTAATCGCTGTATTGGTGCAGGCATGTCACGAATGCCGGGTTCTCCCGCGTTTGTGCCCCCTCGTCCTTCGACGCGATTCCGTTCATCGATGGCAAGAACCTGCCTGCGTGAGAAATCTCGCGCGTGGACCGGTCTGGCATTCGATACCGCTCGCGGCTGAATATCCCGGCATAACCTCCCGGACCTTCCTTGCCAAATGGCAGGGATTGACCTTGTCCGGCATTGCGCACCGCGATCGTTTCGATCGGTCCTCCAACAAACTGAGGCCATTTTCATGATTCGCAAGCGTTCAGGCTTCACACTGATCGAGCTCCTCGTGGTGATCTCCATCATTGCCGTCCTCATTGCCCTCCTCCTGCCAGCCGTTCAATCGGCCAGGGAGGCCGCTCGGCGTGCGCAGTGCGTCAACAATCTCAAGCAATTCGGTCTCGCTCTGCATAACTATCACGACGTTAACGGGGCGTTTCCGATCGGCAACGCCATGAACGTCGCGACCAATGACAAGACGAACTTATCTCAGCACACGCGTCTGCTCCCGTTCATGGAGCAAACGGTGATTGCTAATTCGATCAACTTCAATCTCAACTCGACCATGCCCGGGAACTCGACTGCTCTGGTGACCAGCGTCGGCATCTTCGTCTGCCCTAGCGACTCGGCGAATGTGCTGCCCGCGGGTTGGGCGGGAGTCAATTACCGGTTCAACCACGGGACGATCCCGCTGAACGCCTTCGGGCCGCAGGATACCTCCGCCGTGAACACCGCGATGCCCGCGCCCAACGGCACCTTCTTCCTGGACTTCCGCGTCGGGATGGCCGAAATCACCGACGGAACCAGCAACACCGCCGCGATGAGTGAGCATATCAAGGGCGATTTTAGCAACTCGATCTCGACGGAGTTATCCGACACCTACCGCCCGGGGACCTACCCGGCCAACGCCGACGAGGCGGTCAGCATGTGCCGCCAGGTCGATGTCCTGGACCTTTCCAAGCAGGGCAACTCCAACGTCGGCGCACCTTGGATGTCGGACAGCCACACAGGCACGCGTTACTACCACACCGGCGTGCCGGGCTCGCGGTCGTGCATGTACCCGCCGCAGCGGATCAGCACCACCGCCAACAGCCGCCACCCCGGAGGCGTCAACGTCACCATGGCCGACGGCTCGGTCAGGTTCGTGAAGACCACGATCAGCGTCCAGACCTGGCGAGCCGCCGGCACTCGCAATGGTGGCGAGGTCATCAGCGCCGACAGCTACTGATTGGGCCACCTCGATGATGGGCATTCCATTTGGAGACTTCTCGATGAAGCCAATCAACACGGGGCTCGCTCTCCGACCCATCGGACTGGCCCTGGTATTCCTCGTCGGGACCGCCGGGTGCGGCCAGAACGCCTCGCCGTCCGACCCGGTCGAAGGCCGGACGCTGCTGCTGGCCGCGCTCGAGGCCTGGAAAGGGGGCGAGAAGCCCGAAACCTTGACCAGCCAGGACCCGCCACTGCACGTCGCCGACGGGGACTGGATGTCCGGGCTGCGCCTGGTGAACTTCCGGGCCGCCGAGGAGGGTCGGCTGATCGGGACCGACGTCAACTATGACGTCGTCCTGGAGATGAAAAACCCTCGCGGCAAATCAATCAGACGCGACGCCGTCTACGCGGTGACCACTCACCCGCAGCGGCTGGTCCTGCGTCAGGACAGCCTCTGAGACGGTCGACATCGCCCCGTCGCTCGCACTCGTCCACGTCTCTCTAACGTTCGATAAGGGGACGCCTCACGTGAGAACGATCAAGCTCCTCGCGACCGGCCTGTTGCTGGCATCGGCCAACGCCACATACGCCGACTCGCCTCGGCCCGTCCCGCTGACCCGGCCCGAGATGAAGCAGCTTCTCGAAGACATGAAATCGCGCAAACCACGCATTCCACTCCCTGAGCTGAGCGCCGAGGAGAAGGAGAAACTCGGGGAGCGTGGCGCGGGCTACGAAAGTCGAATCCGCGCCCTTTACCTGCCGGCCGGCGAGGGATTCGGCTTCGGAGGAAACCGTCCGGCGTCCGCCGGGAATGCACAGACACCCGCCAATCCCCGGACTCAGCCCGGCCAGTTCGGTAGGAACACTGACCCGAACCAGTCTCTGGACTATGCCTTCAAGACCGAACTGTTCTGGATCGTCTCGCGGACCAACAACTGCCAGTATTGCCTCGGCCACCAGGAGTCGAAACTGCTCGCCGCCGGCTTGAAAGAAGATGAGATCGCCGCCCTGGACGGCGATTGGTCGGAGTTCACTCCCGCACAGCGGGCGGCCTTCGCCTTCGCCCGCAAATTGACGTTCGAGCCCTACAACCTGTCCGACGCGGATATCGCCTCCCTGCGCAAGGATTACACCGACCTCCAGATCCTGGAGATGATCATGTCGGTCGCGGGCAACAATGCGATCAACCGCTGGAAGGAGGGGGCCGGGGTCCCTCAGTCCGCGAACGGCGGCAATTTCGGCAGGAGGACTGAGCCGACCACGGAGCAAAACGCGGCCCATCAGAGCTACCTGACGCCGACCGCCGAGAAATATCTCAGCCGGATCACCAAGGTCGCCCCGGTCGTGAACGATCCCACGTCCGGCAAGCCGACCGTGTTGACCGTATGCGACCGACCGCCGCTGGAGCCACGAGCCGAAGTTGAAAAGGCCCTGCAGGTAGCCCGAACGCGAGGCCCGCGCTTGCCGCTGCTGGATGAGGCAAAGGCTGAGACGGTGCTATCCGAAGCCCTGCCGTCGGGGGATTTGCCGCAGTGGGCGAGGCTGCTGGCCAACTTCCCCCGCGAGGGCGTCCGGCTCGCCACGGGAATCCGCAACGCCGACGAGAAGGGCGACCTTACGCCGCTGCTGAAGGCACAGGTCAGCTGGATCATCGCCCGGCAAGATCGCGCGTGGTACGCGACCGGCCAGGCCAAGAGGCGACTCGAATCGCTGGGCCTATCCGCCGACCAGATCTACAGCCTCGACGGCGATCTGTCGTCGTTCACACCCAGCGATCGGGCACTTTTTGTGGTCGCCCGTAAGCTGGCCGCCTCCCCCGTCGTGCTTACGGATGAGGATGTCGCTCTCGCCGTTAAGCTTGCCGGGCCGCGTGACACAGTCCAGCTCATCAATTACACGACGAACCGTGCGTCGTTCGATCGCATCACCGAGGCGGCCGGGCTCCAGGTTGAGAAATAACAGGGGCGGTTTTCAACTCGCCCGGTCTTGCTTGGACGCCAATCACCGGCACGAGTCGACGCTTTTTGCCCCGGGCGACGGAGAGCCCGGGGTTTTTCATGCGCGGAGCATCGCGTGTTGCCACGCGACCCGTCCATGGAACAGCAGACGGCGATTTCCCCCCACGGGGGCGCAAAAAGAGAGGCCCGCGCCGGCCGTCCCCGAGGTCTGGGAGACGGCCGACGCGGGCCTTCGATCGGATCGGGCGGTCTGCGTCCCGCCGGACTCGTAGCCGCCCGAGATCGCGGATTCTTCAGGGTCAGGTGCCGAATTCGGGCCGGCGGGCGGAGAGCTGGGACTGGAGGCGGCTGATGATCGACGAGTGCATCTGCGAGACCCGCGACTCGCTCAGGTCGAGCGTGGCGCCAATCTCCTTCATCGTCAGCTCTTCATAATAGTAGAGGATGATGATCAGACGCTCGTTGCGGTTGAGCCCCTTGGTCACCATGCGCATCAGGTCCTTGCGCTGGAGCCTCCGGGTCGGGTCCTCCCCCTTCTTGTCCTCGAGGATGTCGATCTCGCGGACGTCCTTGTAGCTGTCGGTCTCGTACCACTTCTTGTTGAGGCTGATGAGGCCGACGGCGTTGGCATCGGCGGCCATCTTGTCGAACTCGCCCGGCGGCAGGCCCAGGCGCTCGGCCAGCTCGACGTCCGTCGGCGGGCGGCCGTGCTGGGCCTCGAGCGACTTGCGGGCCTCCTCCATCTTGGTGTGCTTGGAACGCACCAGGCGGGGGACCCAGTCCATCGTCCGCAGCTCGTCGAGCATGGCCCCGCGGATCCGGGGGACGCAGTACGTCTCGAACTTGACCCCGCGGGTCAGGTCGAACGCGTCGATGGCGTCCATCAGGCCGAAGACGCCCGCGGAGATCAGGTCGTCCAGGTCGACGCCCTCGGGCAGGCGTTGCCAGATCCGCTCGGCGTTGTACTTGACCAGGGGGAGGTAACGCTCCACCAGCCGGTTGCGGAGTGGTGTGGTCGGCTGTTCCTTGAACTCACGCCAGAGTTCCGTGACGTCCACATCCAGCTTGGTTGACATCTAGACCTCCGTGTCGACTTCGCGGGCAGGGGCACATCCATGTGCCGGGGGGTCGCTTCGAGCAGTGGGCCTTCGATGCGATCGCGGCGGAGACCGGCGGCGGCCGGCTCCCCCCTCTCCTGTCGCGGTTCAAGGAACCCCGCGGACATCTTCAGATATCGGACATCCGGCATCATCGGCTTGAGCCGCATTGCCGGAGAAGTTTGCCTGAGCCTCACGATCGACACCCCCGGCGCGTCGGCGCCCAGCGTGCGAACAGCGAGGCGAAGAGGCCGACGATGGCGGCCGGAGGCGGGCCGATGCCCGGGGCCTCCGCCAACCGAGCCGGCGGCGACTTGGACCGCGCCCCGGCCTGGGGAATCTCCCCCGCCCGCGCCCTGACCCATTCACGAAGCCCGTCGGCCTGGTCGGACATGCCCCCTCCCGTCGCGCCCGGGGCGCCTCTGGTCGCCGGCGGGTCGCCCCGCCCGATGGGTCGGTTCATGGCAAGACCTCCTGGCCGAGGATCAGCCGAGCGAGCCTGGACCGGTCCGCGCCCTCGATGTCGTCGGGCACGGCCTGGCCGGTGGTGATGTAGCTGACGGGGCGGTCGGCCTGGGCCAGCAGCCCGAGGACCCCGCCGAGGCCGTCGGCCTCGTCGAGCTTGGTCAGGATCAGGCGGTCGGCCCGGGCCACGGCGAACCGGTCGACGGCCGCCTTCAGGCTCCGGGCTCCGGCCGCGGCGCTGAGGACCAGGTGGACCTCGTCGGGGCGGGCCTCGGCCAGGAAGTCGGCCAGCTCGCGGATCTTCACCTCGTCGCGCGGGCTGCGCCCGGCGGTGTCGATGAGCACCAGGTCCACCTCCCCCAGCTCGTCGATCGCCCGGCGCATGTCGGCCGGGGTATTGGCCACCGAGAGGGGCAGGTCGATGATCTCTGCATACGTGCGCAGCTGCTCGACGGCGGCGATCCGGTAGGTGTCGACGGTGACCAGGCCGGTGTGCAAGCCGTGGGCTAGCTTGAAGCTTGCGGCGAGCTTGGCCACGGTGGTCGTCTTGCCCACGCCGGTCGGCCCGACCAGCGCGATGACGCGCCTGGTGCCGGGGATGGCCAGGATGGGCGGGGCCACCGGGATGCACGACTCGACGGCCAGCACCAGGGCGCGGCGGAGCGAATCGGGCCGCTCGGCCTCCTCGGGGTCGACCAGCTCGGCCACGTGCTTCGCCAGGCGGCGGGCCAGCCCCTCGGGCACGTCGGCCTCCAGCAGGCTCGCATAGATCGGGACCAAGGGGGACGGCAGGTCGGGCAGCAGGTGGTCGAGCCGGCCCATCCGGGCCAGGTCCTCGACCGCGGCGTGCAGCCTGCCGAGCCGGTCGCCAACCCCGGCGCGGACCGCCTCGTGGGCCTCGCGGTGGTGCGCCTGCGGCACCGCCACGGCCGGCGGCTCGGCCGGCGAGGCCGATGCGGCGGTGACCTCGACCAGTTCGCGGCTGCCCAGGCCGAAGATCCGACGGCGGCGGACCTCGCGCGATCCGAGGATGGTGGCCCCGCCCCCGAGGTCTCGTCGCACCAGGGCCAGGGCCCCTTTGAGCGTGGCCGCCCGGTAGGTCCGGGGCGTCGTCTGCGGCTCGGTCTTTCGCACGGTCCCCCTCCCTTCCCTTGTCCCGGGCCATCTCGATCGCGGAAGCCACCCGGTTCCGTCCGGGGGCGAGGCTTGCGTCCCGCTCAGCGGGTCGCCGTGGCTGTGCTCACAGTGGTGACGGCCGGCAGCTCGTCGCCGTCGACCACCGAGCCGAGCGTCTCGACGGGCGCATCCCTGGGGATCTCGCGGTAACTGAGCACGACCAGCCGGGGCAGGTCGGCGCGGGTGAGGTCTTTCAGCACCGGGCGGGCCTCGGGCGAGGTGAGGACCACCGGCGGGTGGCCCGCCTCGACCAGCGGCTGGACGGCCTGGGCGACCACGCGGATCACCTGGCGGCAGAAGTCGGCCCCGAGCGCCGTGGTCGGGCCCGAGTCGGGCTGCTGCGCCGAGGCCGCCAGTCGGGCGTCGATGGCACGGCCCAGGGTGACCACCCGCAGGTGGCCGTCGGCCCCGAGGTGCTGCTGCGCGATCCGCCGGCCGAGGCTCTGGCGGACGTGCTCGGTCAGGGCGTCGGTGTCGTGCGTGCGGCCGGCCTGCATGGCCAGCGACTCGAGGATCGTCTCCAGGTC
It encodes:
- a CDS encoding DUF6174 domain-containing protein, producing MIALIAGCGGQEVTPERLGAARQTWQRARVDDYDLEWTSTGARNVHYRVFVRNGEVEAIYSVLPDGREVVARPGEPKYFGVDGLFRTIDDDLAQLGSANPFGQPAGTKIVLRFRPDPTYGYPMSYRCDVLGTPQTRALDVRKFVPNPGRAIPPPGPS
- a CDS encoding class I SAM-dependent methyltransferase codes for the protein MNEQETTRQDRQWSRHAARYDELFLDPFRPGVVNPLLAMLDAVDAPTTKTVADLGCGTGPLLPYLVGRFGTVIALDFAPAMIRRSQARLGALASRVTFHVRAMDELSDYAGKLDLAVAVNSLVMPDVREIDRTLRAIRATLRPGGVFAGVVPSIDAIHYHTMLLMDQALDTGAEPEAAERSAAFLAEHTYYDFAIGRFEFRGLRQKFWQPFELKHRMARAGFTSIELDQVLYPWDENMAGFEQLSGHPRSWDWSFVARA
- a CDS encoding EAL domain-containing protein, yielding MSQCSRCAVTPAPLPESGTLFVSLPLAHTQGKIRSLLTQIELGFEATGSGLLGIPIAPGVLPLLARSLAEVLSLGEQADAKTLILRDGACLSIDDLTAMQPLGTLLARIRGNWLIELLKENRMVSHFQPIVRAGDPEVVFAQECLLRGLGDDGSLIPPDRLYRAAREADLMFPLDRAARLTAIRSAAAQGLDRDESRLFINFNPTAIYDPNFCLRTTVAALNETAFRPERVVFEIVESDRIEDLGHLRRIVHFYREAGFKVALDDLGSGFGSLKLLAELRPDFVKLDMELIRGVDGDSYKAGIVAKLLELARDLGIETVAEGIETEGESAWVRDHGADYMQGYFFARPTATPARSRHPAVASL
- a CDS encoding DUF1559 domain-containing protein, which gives rise to MIRKRSGFTLIELLVVISIIAVLIALLLPAVQSAREAARRAQCVNNLKQFGLALHNYHDVNGAFPIGNAMNVATNDKTNLSQHTRLLPFMEQTVIANSINFNLNSTMPGNSTALVTSVGIFVCPSDSANVLPAGWAGVNYRFNHGTIPLNAFGPQDTSAVNTAMPAPNGTFFLDFRVGMAEITDGTSNTAAMSEHIKGDFSNSISTELSDTYRPGTYPANADEAVSMCRQVDVLDLSKQGNSNVGAPWMSDSHTGTRYYHTGVPGSRSCMYPPQRISTTANSRHPGGVNVTMADGSVRFVKTTISVQTWRAAGTRNGGEVISADSY
- a CDS encoding carboxymuconolactone decarboxylase family protein; its protein translation is MRTIKLLATGLLLASANATYADSPRPVPLTRPEMKQLLEDMKSRKPRIPLPELSAEEKEKLGERGAGYESRIRALYLPAGEGFGFGGNRPASAGNAQTPANPRTQPGQFGRNTDPNQSLDYAFKTELFWIVSRTNNCQYCLGHQESKLLAAGLKEDEIAALDGDWSEFTPAQRAAFAFARKLTFEPYNLSDADIASLRKDYTDLQILEMIMSVAGNNAINRWKEGAGVPQSANGGNFGRRTEPTTEQNAAHQSYLTPTAEKYLSRITKVAPVVNDPTSGKPTVLTVCDRPPLEPRAEVEKALQVARTRGPRLPLLDEAKAETVLSEALPSGDLPQWARLLANFPREGVRLATGIRNADEKGDLTPLLKAQVSWIIARQDRAWYATGQAKRRLESLGLSADQIYSLDGDLSSFTPSDRALFVVARKLAASPVVLTDEDVALAVKLAGPRDTVQLINYTTNRASFDRITEAAGLQVEK
- a CDS encoding FliA/WhiG family RNA polymerase sigma factor, with translation MSTKLDVDVTELWREFKEQPTTPLRNRLVERYLPLVKYNAERIWQRLPEGVDLDDLISAGVFGLMDAIDAFDLTRGVKFETYCVPRIRGAMLDELRTMDWVPRLVRSKHTKMEEARKSLEAQHGRPPTDVELAERLGLPPGEFDKMAADANAVGLISLNKKWYETDSYKDVREIDILEDKKGEDPTRRLQRKDLMRMVTKGLNRNERLIIILYYYEELTMKEIGATLDLSESRVSQMHSSIISRLQSQLSARRPEFGT
- the flhF gene encoding flagellar biosynthesis protein FlhF, which codes for MRKTEPQTTPRTYRAATLKGALALVRRDLGGGATILGSREVRRRRIFGLGSRELVEVTAASASPAEPPAVAVPQAHHREAHEAVRAGVGDRLGRLHAAVEDLARMGRLDHLLPDLPSPLVPIYASLLEADVPEGLARRLAKHVAELVDPEEAERPDSLRRALVLAVESCIPVAPPILAIPGTRRVIALVGPTGVGKTTTVAKLAASFKLAHGLHTGLVTVDTYRIAAVEQLRTYAEIIDLPLSVANTPADMRRAIDELGEVDLVLIDTAGRSPRDEVKIRELADFLAEARPDEVHLVLSAAAGARSLKAAVDRFAVARADRLILTKLDEADGLGGVLGLLAQADRPVSYITTGQAVPDDIEGADRSRLARLILGQEVLP